GAGCCATGGTCCCGGAAGCCTCGCGAACGCAACGGTGCGGCTGGCCTTCTCGGTGTCGCCGGCCGGGGCTCAGGCGCTGCCGGCGGGATGTCTGTGGGCCGGGGACCGGATGGTGTTCTGCGCGACGGGCGCGCTACGGGCCGGCGGGGTCGGGCGGCAGTTCGCGCTCGAACTGAGGACGGTGGGGGCGCCCGACGAGGTGGTCGTGACCGTCGGCACGCAGTGGAACGGCGGCGCGACCGACCGGAACCCGCAGAACAACGAGCACCGGGTGCTGGCGCCGGCGACCGGCGACTCGTACGCATTCTGAGCGCGTGCCCGGCGACTCGTACGTCTTCTGATCGGGCGAACGGCGAGCGGGCGCCTTCTGGGCCGGTGTCCTGCCCGTGGGCGACACTGGGCCGGTGATTGTCGAACGCGCATACGTCCACCTGCCCTCGTGCGACGAGGGCGAGTGGCCCTGGTCGGTGCCCTGCGTCCGGCAGCTGCTCGACGAGGGGCTGCGCTTCACCGCACCCGTGACCTTTCTGGTCGGTGAGAACGGCTCGGGGAAGTCGACCCTGGTCGAGGCGCTGGCGGAGGGTTTCGGGCTGGACTCGTACGGCGGCTCCCACGACTGGCGATACGCCTCCCACCGCGGAAAGTCGGTGCTCGGCGAGCGCGTGCGGTTCGACGCGGCACCCCGCGGGCGCCGGATGGTCGCCAGCTGGTCGGCGCGCAAGGGGTTCTTCCTGCGGGCCGAGACCGCTCTGGACGCCCTGGGCCGGGAGGGCTTCCAGCCGGATTCGGTGAGCCATGGTGAAGGCTTTCTCGCGGCGTTCCGGGGGAAGTTCCTGCAGACCGGGCTCTACGTGATGGACGAGCCGGAGGCCGCGCTCTCCTTCTCCTCCTGCCTTGAACTGATCGGTCATGTCGACCAGTTGGTGAAGCAGGGCGGCCAGGTCATCTGCGCCACGCACTCGCCGCTGCTGACCGCCCTGCCCGGCGCGGACATCGTCGAGGTGGGCGAGCACGGCATGCGGCGGGTCGCGTGGCGGGAGCTGGGTGTCGTCGACCACTGGCGCCGGTATCTCGCAGATCCGCAGGCCTACCTGCGCCACATCCTCGACCCGCCGACGGACTGACCGGGGCGGCCGCCCCGCCTGGCCGGCGCCGACGGACTGACTCGGCCGGCGGAGCCGCCGTGGCGGACGGAGGTGTGCGTTCGGTCCGTACGATCTCTGCATGACGCAGAAGAATGCGGCCGGTCGCGGCAGGCTCATGGAAGAGCTGTCCACCGCCTCACGCCGCTACATGGCCTCGTACGCCCTGTTCAACCAGGCTCTCGCCGATCATCTGCGGCTCCACCCCACCGATCTGCAGTGCCTCAACCTGCTGGCGCTGGAGCCCGGTCCGGTAACCACCGGGCGGGTTGCCGAGCTCACCGGTCTGACCACCGGGTCCGCGACGCGGCTCGTCGACCGGCTGGAGAGGGCCGGGTATGTCACGCGCGAGCGCGACATCGAGGACCGGCGGCGGGTGCTGGTGACCCTGGTGCCCGAGCGCATGGCGGAGTTCGGCGCGGTGTGGCAGAAGCTGAACGGTTCCTGGTACGCCATGTTCGACGCGTACAGCGATGAGGAGATCGCGCTCCTCACGGCCCATATGCGGCGGACCGTGGAGCTCAGCGCGGCGCAGGTCGAGCGGCTGCGAAGCGGGGAGCTCTGAGAGGTCGTGGACGACGTCAACGGACGTGTGGGACATGCCCGGCTCAGTGGCGGGCGAAGGTCCGGCGGTAGGCGGAGGGGCTGGTGCCGGTGGCCCTGCGGAAGCGTGGAGCCGCCGTTCGATGCGGGTCGGCCCGAGCTGGCACCTGCGGCCGTCCTCGGACGCCTCACGGCGATGATGGCCGGGCCCGTCGGAGAGATCACGCGGGCGTTGCAGGACCTGCGCCTGGTCGAACCGGGCCGCGCGGTCGTCGGCTGACCCGCCGCCGGAGGCCCCGACACACCGGCATCACTGCGCGGCCTGGCCCTGGAAGGCGCGGCGGTAGGCGTTCGGGCTCGTGCCGGTGACACGCCGGAAGCGGTCCCGGAAGGCGGTCGGCGAGCCGAAGCCGACCTGGGAAGCAATCCGGTCGACAGGGTGGCCGGTGGTCTCCAGCAGGTACTGGGCCTGGCGGATCCGGGCGCGGTGCAGCCACTGCAGGGGCGAGGTGCCGGTCTGCTCGCGGAAGCGCCGGTTGAGGGTGCGCACGCTCATGCCGGCCTGCGCGGCGACCTCGTCGAGGGTGAGCTCGCGGCGAGTGTTGTCCTCCATCCAGCGCAGCAGTGGCTCCAGCACCGATCCGTGCGGGGCGGGTGGCTGCTCGTGGACGATGAACTGCGCCTGCCCGCCGTCGCGTTCCAGCGGCATAACGGAAAGCCTGGCGGCGTCCGCGGCCACGGCCGAGCCGTGGTCGCGCCGGATCAGGTGCAGGCACAGGTCCAGTCCGGCGGCGGCTCCGGCCGAGGTCAGGAACTGCCCGTTGTCGACGTAGAGCACGTCGGGGTCCACCTCGACCGCAGGGAACCGTGCCGCCAGCAGCGGCGCGGCCACCCAGTGGGTGGTGGCGCGCAGTCCGTCCAGCAGACCCGTGGCAGCGAGGACGAAAGCACCCGCGCAGATCGACGCGATCCGGGTGCCGCGGCCGGCGGCCTCGCGCAGCGCGTCGAGGACCTCTGGCGGGATGGGCACATCGGGGTCGGCCACGCCGGGCAGCACGATGGTGTCCGCCTCCGCGAGGGCCTGCAGCGGCCAGGGCGCCCTGAGGGTGAAGGCGCCGGCGTCGACCTCACCGGCGGGCGCGCAGACCCGGACGCGGTAGGCGGGGCGGCCGTCGGGCAGCCGGGTGCGTCCGAAGACCTCGATGGGGGTGGACAGGTCGAAGGCGATGACTCCGTCCAGCGCGAGGACGGCCACGGTATGCATGGCCCAACCCTAGGGCTACACCGTGTTCCAGCCAAGCCGCTCAGGGGTCGATCCTATCGGTCCGACTGCCCGGAACCCCTGGTGAACAGCATCCTTCCGGTCTGGCCGGAATCTGTTGGAACCTGGCAATTCAGCCACTATTGATCATTGTCGGCGGTTACTACCGTCGGTTTCGGCGCCCCGCCCGGGGTGCCGCCCCTGGAGAGGAAACATCTACTGATGCTGTGTCAGATTGTGTTGTTCGACGGCTTCGACCCGCTGGACGTCATCGCCCCGTACGAGGTGCTGTTCGCCGGCTCGATGGCCGCGC
The Streptomyces lunaelactis genome window above contains:
- a CDS encoding AAA family ATPase, whose product is MIVERAYVHLPSCDEGEWPWSVPCVRQLLDEGLRFTAPVTFLVGENGSGKSTLVEALAEGFGLDSYGGSHDWRYASHRGKSVLGERVRFDAAPRGRRMVASWSARKGFFLRAETALDALGREGFQPDSVSHGEGFLAAFRGKFLQTGLYVMDEPEAALSFSSCLELIGHVDQLVKQGGQVICATHSPLLTALPGADIVEVGEHGMRRVAWRELGVVDHWRRYLADPQAYLRHILDPPTD
- a CDS encoding MarR family winged helix-turn-helix transcriptional regulator translates to MTQKNAAGRGRLMEELSTASRRYMASYALFNQALADHLRLHPTDLQCLNLLALEPGPVTTGRVAELTGLTTGSATRLVDRLERAGYVTRERDIEDRRRVLVTLVPERMAEFGAVWQKLNGSWYAMFDAYSDEEIALLTAHMRRTVELSAAQVERLRSGEL
- a CDS encoding GlxA family transcriptional regulator, translated to MHTVAVLALDGVIAFDLSTPIEVFGRTRLPDGRPAYRVRVCAPAGEVDAGAFTLRAPWPLQALAEADTIVLPGVADPDVPIPPEVLDALREAAGRGTRIASICAGAFVLAATGLLDGLRATTHWVAAPLLAARFPAVEVDPDVLYVDNGQFLTSAGAAAGLDLCLHLIRRDHGSAVAADAARLSVMPLERDGGQAQFIVHEQPPAPHGSVLEPLLRWMEDNTRRELTLDEVAAQAGMSVRTLNRRFREQTGTSPLQWLHRARIRQAQYLLETTGHPVDRIASQVGFGSPTAFRDRFRRVTGTSPNAYRRAFQGQAAQ